One Nicotiana tomentosiformis chromosome 4, ASM39032v3, whole genome shotgun sequence genomic window carries:
- the LOC138909902 gene encoding uncharacterized protein yields MRWLALLTDYDITILYHLRKANMVADALSRKVEGTGNLAFIPSGERSLALYVQALANRFMRLDISEPSRVLTCVVSRSSLFECIKALQYDDPLLLVLRDMVHYDGAKKVTICDDGVLSLQGQICVPNVDGL; encoded by the coding sequence ATGAGGTGGTTAGCGCTACTAacagactatgatatcaccattctttatcatctaaggaaggccaatatggtggctgatgcatTGAGCAGGAAAGTGGAGGGCACAGGTAATCTTGCTTTTATCCCATCTGGGGAGAGATCGTTAGCTTtgtatgttcaggctttggctaacaggttcatgaggttggatataTCGGAGCCTAGCAGGGTTCTCACTTGTGTTGTATCACGGTCGTCCCTGTTTGAGTGCATCAAGGCGcttcagtatgatgatcccctcTTGCTTGTCCTAAGGGACATGGTGCATTATGATGGTGCTAAGAAGGTTACTATTtgtgatgatggggtattgagccTACAGGGTCAGATCTGTGTTCCGAATGTGGATGGGTTgtga